From the genome of Clostridia bacterium, one region includes:
- a CDS encoding bifunctional riboflavin kinase/FAD synthetase: MQVFRKLDEVPADFGPSVLTVGNFDGVHKAHQYVLHRIVERAREIGAKAVVLTFDPHPVRILRPREAPPLITPMPHKLRLLEEIGIDAIVVLPFSRDLSMMPPFEFAEEILATALHAIEVHEGFNFRFGHKAEGDANRLLEFGHKLGFEVHIYNAMKVRGHVVSSSEVRKLVQAGDMDRTRRLLGRPFTVFSTPGRGRGYGHRYTVPTINLSRYDELVPKDGVYISRIGVADEVFDSVTNVGMRPTFGDDGFAIETHILNFHPIELTAQTEVELLFLKRLRDEVKFPSTDALKEQIGRDVAKAQRFFHLLERFAHQ; encoded by the coding sequence ATGCAGGTCTTCCGCAAACTCGACGAAGTGCCGGCAGACTTTGGCCCGAGCGTGCTCACGGTCGGCAACTTCGACGGCGTGCACAAGGCGCATCAGTACGTGCTGCATCGCATCGTAGAGCGCGCCAGAGAGATCGGCGCCAAGGCCGTGGTACTGACCTTCGATCCGCACCCAGTACGCATTCTGCGTCCGCGGGAAGCGCCTCCGCTCATCACGCCGATGCCGCACAAGTTGCGCCTGTTGGAGGAGATCGGGATCGACGCAATCGTCGTGCTTCCCTTCTCGCGTGATCTCTCGATGATGCCGCCGTTCGAGTTCGCCGAAGAGATACTGGCGACTGCCCTGCACGCAATCGAGGTACATGAAGGATTCAATTTCCGATTCGGACACAAGGCCGAAGGCGACGCGAACCGGTTGCTGGAATTCGGGCACAAGCTCGGATTTGAAGTACATATCTACAACGCGATGAAGGTTCGGGGACACGTTGTTTCCAGCAGCGAGGTTCGGAAGCTCGTGCAGGCTGGCGACATGGATCGCACGCGCAGGCTGCTCGGACGTCCCTTCACTGTCTTTTCAACCCCAGGGCGCGGACGCGGGTACGGACACCGCTATACGGTGCCGACCATCAACCTGAGCCGCTACGACGAACTGGTTCCGAAGGACGGCGTTTATATCAGCCGAATCGGCGTCGCCGACGAGGTTTTCGATTCCGTAACCAACGTTGGCATGCGACCGACATTCGGCGATGACGGTTTCGCGATTGAGACACACATCCTGAACTTTCATCCAATCGAGCTGACGGCGCAGACGGAGGTCGAACTGCTGTTCCTGAAGCGTCTCCGTGACGAGGTGAAGTTTCCTTCTACAGATGCGTTGAAGGAGCAGATCGGGCGCGACGTCGCCAAAGCGCAGCGTTTCTTTCACCTACTCGAGCGCTTTGCCCATCAGTGA
- a CDS encoding MBL fold metallo-hydrolase — MNATLTVLGSGTSMGVPTIGCDCLVCTSTDPHDRRTRPSVMIEWDGHRVLIDTTPDFREQALREGINRIDAVLYTHGHADHILGLDDLRPLSFPRVTGGGKLPLYANHQTQRVLRSVFKYVFDADYKYGGLAQVELLDIDSTIEVCGKQFTPVVVLHGDNEIFGYRFGSAAYLTDFSVVPEQSLSALQGLDILFLDALRYKPHPTHSTIEKSLRIVERLKPQRTFFTHIAHDLPHEETNRALPDNVRLAYDGLRLEFEL, encoded by the coding sequence ATGAACGCAACCCTCACGGTGCTCGGTAGCGGCACCTCCATGGGTGTGCCCACGATCGGCTGTGATTGCCTCGTATGCACGTCCACGGACCCGCACGACCGGAGAACCCGCCCTTCAGTCATGATCGAGTGGGACGGTCACCGTGTGCTCATCGACACCACGCCGGACTTCCGCGAGCAGGCCTTGCGCGAGGGCATCAATCGGATTGATGCCGTGCTGTACACCCACGGTCATGCCGATCACATTCTCGGACTTGACGACCTGCGTCCACTCAGTTTCCCGCGCGTCACAGGCGGAGGCAAGCTGCCACTCTACGCAAACCACCAGACGCAACGTGTCCTGCGCTCGGTCTTCAAGTATGTCTTCGACGCCGACTACAAGTACGGCGGTCTGGCGCAAGTGGAACTGCTCGATATCGACTCGACGATTGAAGTTTGCGGGAAACAGTTCACGCCCGTGGTCGTGCTCCATGGGGACAACGAGATCTTCGGCTACCGCTTCGGGAGCGCGGCCTATCTCACCGATTTCAGCGTGGTGCCCGAGCAATCATTGAGCGCGCTACAGGGGCTCGATATCCTGTTCCTGGATGCGTTGCGCTATAAGCCTCATCCAACACATTCCACAATCGAGAAGTCATTGCGAATCGTGGAGCGCCTGAAACCGCAGCGTACTTTCTTTACGCATATAGCGCACGACCTTCCACACGAAGAGACCAACCGCGCACTGCCGGACAATGTTCGCCTCGCCTACGACGGGCTAAGGCTCGAGTTCGAGTTGTGA